One genomic region from Gossypium hirsutum isolate 1008001.06 chromosome D13, Gossypium_hirsutum_v2.1, whole genome shotgun sequence encodes:
- the LOC107942729 gene encoding pyruvate kinase, cytosolic isozyme → MNNDVAIRSVVMESKPKTKIVCTLGPSCRSVSMIEKLLKAGLNVARFNFSHGSYDYHQETLDNLRAAMINTGIFCAVMLDTKGPEIRTGFLKDGKVQLKQGEEITVTTDYDIKGDEKLISMSYKKLAEDVKPGMVILCADGTISFTVLSCDLEKGLVHCRCENSAVLGERKNVNLPGVVVDLPTLTDKDKEDILQWGVPNKIDMIALSFVRKGSDLVEVRKVLGEHSKNILLMSKVENQEGVANFDDILANSDAFMVARGDLGMEIPIEKIFLAQKVMVYKCNIQGKPVVTATQMLESMIKSPRPTRAEATDVANAVLDGTDCVMLSGETAAGAYPELAVQTMAKICVEAESTLDYEDVFKRIMKHSPVPMSPLESLAATAVRTANSANAALILVLTRGGSTAKLVAKYRPGKPILSVVVPEIKTDSFDWSCSDERPARHSLIFRGLIPVLYAGSARASHEETTEEALGFAIKHAKSMGLCKEGDSVVALHRIGTASVIKILTAK, encoded by the exons atgaataatgaTGTAGCTATTAGATCAGTTGTAATGGAGAGTAAGCCGAAGACGAAGATCGTATGTACTCTCGGTCCTTCCTGTAGATCTGTCTCTATGATTGAGAAGCTGTTGAAAGCCGGTTTAAACGTTGCTCGTTTCAATTTCTCTCACGGATCTTATGATTATCATCAAGAAACTCTTGATAATCTCCGGGCAGCTATGATCAATACCGGAATCTTTTGCGCCGTCATGCTCGATACCAAG GGTCCTGAGATTCGAACAGGTTTCCTCAAAGATGGAAAAGTTCAGCTGAAACAGGGTGAAGAAATCACCGTTACCACAGACTACGACATAAAGGGTGACGAGAAACTAATAAGCATGAGCTACAAAAAGCTGGCCGAGGATGTAAAACCTGGGATGGTTATCCTTTGTGCAGATGGTACAATCTCGTTTACCGTCTTATCTTGCGACCTTGAAAAGGGTTTGGTTCACTGCCGGTGCGAGAACTCTGCCGTTCTCGGCGAGAGGAAGAACGTTAACCTTCCCGGCGTGGTCGTCGACCTCCCTACATTGACGGATAAAGATAAGGAAGATATATTGCAATGGGGGGTTCCTAACAAAATCGATATGATTGCTCTTTCATTTGTTCGAAAAGGCTCGGATTTGGTTGAGGTTCGTAAGGTGCTTGGAGAGCATTCTAAGAATATTCTTCTCATGTCCAAG GTTGAAAATCAAGAAGGGGTGGCAAATTTTGATGACATCCTTGCAAATTCAGATGCATTCATGGTGGCACGAGGTGACCTTGGAATGGAGATTCCAATCGAAAAGATATTTCTAGCCCAAAAAGTCATGGTTTACAAGTGTAACATCCAAGGCAAACCCGTCGTCACCGCCACCCAAATGTTGGAATCCATGATCAAGTCTCCCCGCCCAACCAGGGCGGAGGCCACCGACGTCGCTAACGCAGTCCTCGATGGCACCGACTGCGTCATGTTAAGTGGCGAAACCGCTGCCGGGGCCTACCCTGAACTAGCTGTTCAAACAATGGCCAAAATATGCGTTGAAGCCGAAAGCACACTCGATTACGAAGACGTGTTCAAAAGGATTATGAAACACTCCCCGGTACCAATGAGTCCATTGGAAAGCTTGGCTGCCACGGCTGTTAGGACGGCGAATTCAGCAAATGCAGCTCTTATATTGGTGTTAACGAGGGGAGGGAGTACGGCGAAGCTGGTGGCTAAGTACAGGCCAGGAAAACCCATTTTGTCGGTGGTGGTACCGGAGATAAAGACGGATTCTTTTGATTGGTCGTGTAGCGATGAAAGGCCGGCGAGGCATAGCTTAATATTTCGTGGGTTGATCCCGGTGTTGTATGCTGGGTCAGCGAGAGCATCGCATGAAGAAACGACGGAGGAAGCTTTAGGGTTTGCTATAAAGCATGCAAAGTCGATGGGATTGTGTAAAGAAGGGGACTCAGTGGTTGCTCTGCATCGAATCGGGACTGCATCTGTAATCAAGATCTTGACGGCtaagtga
- the LOC107942732 gene encoding E3 ubiquitin-protein ligase SIRP1: MEEAMAENYWCYQCSQVVTPIMGIEIKCPFCQGGFIEQMSSGTRGSEDMDSDMGSDRALSLWAPILLGMIGNPRLRRRFDRIDFEEENNENDNDNGEGRHEGNTDLDQELESIIRRRRRSSATILQLLQGIRDGMASEVENAENDRDRDMGTSRDRDRERERVILINPFNQTIIVQGPYDSSQSGLSQNSNHTRSLGDYFMSPGLDLLLQHLAENDSNRYGTPPTQKEAIEALPTVKIEEMLQCSVCLDDLKTGNEAKEMPCKHKFHGECILPWLELHSSCPVCRYQMPTDESKLDSERPRANTNRRESGNNVRGSSEEGERDGRNGSGRRFSIPWPFNGLFSSGSQSSGANSSDTSSSSQSTTTSQRDENN, from the coding sequence AATGAGCAGTGGTACAAGAGGCAGTGAAGACATGGATTCTGATATGGGATCAGACCGAGCACTATCTTTGTGGGCACCAATCTTGTTAGGTATGATTGGTAATCCCCGTCTTCGTAGAAGATTTGATCGTATTGACTTTGAAGAAGAGAATAATGAGAATGACAATGATAATGGTGAAGGTCGCCATGAAGGAAATACTGATTTGGACCAAGAGCTTGAATCCATCATTAGAAGGAGGAGGAGAAGCTCTGCTACAATTTTGCAATTGCTTCAAGGTATTAGAGATGGAATGGCATCCGAAGTGGAGAATGCTGAGAATGATAGAGATAGGGATATGGGTACGAGCAGGGATCGGGATAGGGAAAGAGAGCGTGTTATTTTGATCAATCCTTTCAATCAGACTATCATCGTCCAAGGTCCTTATGATTCCAGTCAGAGTGGTCTGAGCCAAAACTCGAACCATACAAGGTCTTTAGGCGACTATTTCATGAGTCCTGGACTAGACTTATTGTTGCAACATCTGGCAGAGAATGACTCGAACAGATACGGAACTCCACCAACGCAAAAAGAGGCAATCGAAGCTTTGCCCACCGTGAAAATTGAGGAGATGCTGCAATGTTCTGTGTGCTTGGATGATCTCAAGACCGGTAACGAGGCAAAGGAAATGCCATGTAAACATAAGTTCCATGGCGAGTGTATACTGCCATGGTTGGAGCTCCATAGTTCTTGTCCGGTTTGTAGATATCAAATGCCCACAGACGAATCAAAACTGGATTCCGAGAGACCAAGGGCTAATACCAATCGAAGAGAAAGCGGAAACAATGTGCGCGGTAGCAGCGAAGAGGGCGAAAGAGATGGGAGAAACGGGAGCGGGAGAAGGTTCTCAATCCCGTGGCCATTCAATGGTTTGTTCTCGTCAGGATCTCAATCTAGTGGAGCCAATTCTTCCGATACTTCATCGTCGTCTCAATCCACAACTACTTCACAAAGAGATGAGAATAATTGA